AAAGCCTCCGCAGGAACCGAGGGAAGTCCGGTCACGCCCCCAAGCCGTGAAATGGGGGTTCAGTCCGGCACAGTCGCGCTACGGTCACAGTCCGAACGCTCGCCTCGCGGAGAACGTCTTCTCGCGTGCCCCCGCGTCAGGGGCGTCAGGCGGATCCATGCTGCAAAGTTGACCTTGAACCTCACGTGCCCTGGGCGGGGTACGTCTTCTTTATTGGCATCTCTTGGCACCGGCCACCCGCCGGTGCTGCCGTCACCTTTTGCCGCTTTCACTGGAGCCGACCTGATGACCGAATTGCCTGGCAGCGTGAATGCCACTGCTATTCACCCGCTGGACCCGTCCCACTTCGCCCCGAGCGAGACCCGGATCACGCACGTCGTATTTCCGGGCACCACCAACCACCACGGCACCCTCTTTGGCGGAGAGGCACTGGCCTACATGGACAGCGCCGCCTTTATCGCGGCCACGCGCCACTGCCGCCGCAAGGTGGTGACCCGGCACCTGGGCGCGATGGAGTTCCGCCGCCCCATTCCGCAGGGCACCCTGGTCGAACTGATTGCCCGAGTCGTCGCCACCGGGCGCACCAGCATGACTGTGCGGGTGGACCTGTTGATCGAGCAGATGGACAGCCCCGCACGTGAGCTGGGCTGCACCGGCACCTTCGTTCTGGTGGCTCTGGGGGACGACGGACAGCCCACAGACGTTCCACCCTTGGAGGGCGCGACCGATGGCCGCTGACCACCCTTGGCCCCTGCTGCTGACCGGTGTGGCCCGTGGCCGGGGCGGCACAGCGATGATGCTCGAACTGCTGGCCGTGCTGCACGAACGGGACCTCCTGACTGAGGAGGACGTGCGGCGGGTGGTGAATGCGCTCGCCGCCGACATGCGGGCCTTCGACGCGGAACTCGGCCACCCCGCTTCGGCATTGCCCCCGGCACCCCTGAAAGGTTGACTCCGTGCAACTGGTCTTCGATTCCCTGACCGGGAATGTGCGCCGCTTGGCGGACCGGGTGGCCCGGCAGGTCGGCGGCGTCGAGGTGCTCGATCTCCGCCGGGACGCGCCCAGAGGCCACTTCCTGCTGCTGACGTACACCTTTCATCGGGGCGCGGTGCCTGACTCCACCCGCGCCTTTCTCGCCCGGCATCACCCACACCTACTGGGCGTGGTGGCCAGCGGCTCATACCACTGGGGCGAGCACTTCGCCCGCGCGGCGGAACTGATTGCCACGCAGTACCACGTGCCCGTCGTGGCGAAGGTGAACAAGAGCGGCACCGATGCCGACGTGATCCAGATTGCCCGGTGGGTGCTGACCCACCAGCACGCCCCCTCCCCACTCACGCTTACGGAGAACGTATGGACCCCTGGACCGAACTGAACAACAAGGTGCTGGCTGGCACCCAGATAGACACCCGGCACGACCTCGGCGCCTTGCAGGTCTTCTTTCAGGAGAAGGTCAACCCGAATACCGTCTTCTTCCACGACCTGAACGAGAAAATCCGCTACCTCACCGAGCATGGCATCTGGGACGCCAGCGTCTTCGAGCGGTACGCGCCGCAAGAGGTGCAGGCGGTCTTTGACCGCGCCTACAGCTACAAGTTCCGCTTCCGGGCCTTCATGGGTGCCTACAAGTTCTACAGCGAGTACGCTGGCATGACCCCCGACCGCACGAGGTGGCTGGAGCGCTACGAGGACCGCATGGCTGTCACGGCCCTGGCCCGCTCGGAGACTGTCGAGGACGCGCTGGAACTCGTGCACCATCTGGTGACCCAGACTTTCACTCCCGCCACCCCCACCCTGATGAACAGCGGCAAGGCGAACACGGGCCGCCTGGTGAGCTGTTTTCTCCTTCAGGACTGCACCGACAACCTGAATTCCATCACCAAGACGCTGTCCTTTGTGGCGGAACTCAGCAAGGGGGGCGGCGGCATCGGGGTGGACCTCAGCAACCTGCGAGCCCGCGGCGAGAGCCTGCGCGGGATTCAGAACGTCACCAAGGGCGTGATGGGCGTGGCGAAGATGCTCGACAACATGCTTCGGTACGCCGATCAGGCGGGGCAGCGGCCGGGGGCCGGGGCGATCTACCTCAGCGTCATGCACGCCGACTTTCTGGACACCCTGAACGCCAAGAAGATCGCCACCGACGAGGACGCCCGCCTCAAGACCCTCTCCGTCGGAGCCACCATTCCCGACGTCTTCATGGAAAAGGTTCGTGCGGGCGAAGACATCTACCAGTTCTACCCCCACTCGCTGGCGCAGGAGACCGGACAGGACTTCACGGACATCGACTGGACGCGCGACTATCAGGCGCTCGCGGACAACCCGCGCGTCCGCAAGAAGCGCGTCTCGGCCCGGCGGGTGCTGGAGGACATCGCCCTCACCCAGGGGGAGAGCGGCTACCCCTACCTGCTGTTCGAGGGCAACGCCAACCGCGCCAATCCCATTCCGAACGTGGGCAGCATCAAGATGAGCAACCTCTGCTCGGAAATCCTCCAGCCCACCCTGCCCAGCACCTTTCATGCCTACGGTCAGGAGCACGAGGACCGGATCGGACTGGACGTGTCGTGCAACCTGGCCTCGCTGGTGATCGAGCAGGCCATGGACAGCCGTGACCTCGGGCGGGTGGTGCGCGCGGCGGTGCGGCTGCTGGACAACGTGGCACGCTCGACCAGCGTGCATGAAGTTCCCGCTGTGAAAAAAGCCAACGACGAGATGCGCTCGGTCGGCCTGGGGGCGATGGGCCTGCACTCCTTCCTGGCGAAAAGCGAGATCGTGTACGGCAGCCCCGAGGCGCTGGAGTTCGTGGACGTGTTCTTCGCTGCCGTCCACTACCATGCCCGCAAGGCGAGTATGGAGATTGCCCGCGACACCGGCTTCGTGTTCGAGGGATTCGGGGGCAGCCGCTATCAGAGCGGCGAGCACTTCGCGCAGTACCTGGAGCGCGATTTCCTGCCGCAAACGCCGGAGGTGACTGCACTGTTCGGGGGCCACACGTTGCCCACCCGTGAGGAGTGGCGACAGCTCGTTCAGGACATCCGGCAGCACGGCCTCGCCCACTCCTTCGTGATGGCGGTGGCCCCCACTGGGAGCATCAGCTACGTGTCGCACGCCAGCGCCAGCCTGATGCCGATCACCGAGAAGGTCGAGACCCGCACCAGCAACAAGGCCCGCACCATCTACCCCATGCCGCACCTCAGTGAAACCACCGAGTGGTACTACGAGGAGGCCTACGACATGGATCAACGCCGGGTGCTGGACACGGTGGCCGCCGCGCAGCGGCACGTGGACCAGGGCATCAGTTGCACGCTCTTCGTGCCGAGCACGGTCACCACCCGAATGCTGCAAAGCTATTACCTGTACGCCTACCGCCTGGGCCTCAAGACCCTGTACTACACCCGTCTGCGCAAGACGGGCGTGCAGGACTGCCTGAGCTGCGTGGTGTAGCCTCCCCGACTTCAAGGAAACCCATGTCCCAAATGCCCTTTTCCGCGACCAACTGGTCCGACCCCGAAGACCACTTTTCCGCGACCTTCTACGAGAAGTACACCTCTCAGCTCTGGTTCCCCGACGAGATTCCCCTGACGAACGACGCGCTGGTCTGGCAGAGCCTGAGCGACGACGAGCGCTGGACCTACATTCACGCCTCGGCGGGGCTGAACGCGCTGGACACCCTCCAGGGCGAGGTCGGAATGCCCACGCTGCGCGGGCTGGTAGGCGGCCACATCCGCAAGGCCACCCTGCAATTCCAAGGGATGATGGAGGACATTCACGCCCGCAGCTACAGCCTGATGAACAAGACCTTCCTGACGACCAGCCAGGAGCGCGAGGTGTTTGGGTGGGTGCGGACCCAGCCGCACCTGCAATTCAAGATCGGCTTCATCGGGGACGTGTTCGCCGATCCTGACGTGTCCCGGCTGGGCCTCTGGAAGAAGCTGGTGGTGTCATGCATGCTGGAAACGGCGCTCTTTTACAGCGGCTTTTTCTACCCCCTGTACCTGGCCGGGCAGGGCCGCATGGTGTCAGCGGGCGAGATCTTCAACCTGATTATCCTGGACGAGGCGCTGCACGGGGTGTATGTGGCCCTGCTGGCCCAGGAGCAGTTCGACGCCATGAACGGGGCTGAGCAGACTTACGCGAAAGCCTGGTACCGCCAGGCCCTGGACACGCTGTACCAGAACGAGCTGGCCTACACCGAGGTGCTGTACGCCCGTGTGAACCTCACGGACGAGGTGAAACGCTTTCTCCGTTACAATTTCAACGTGCTGGCCGACAACCTCGGCCTAGAGCACACCTTTCCTGACGAGGAGATTCATCCGGTGGTCCAGAACGGCATCCGGGCGCAGGGGACCACGCACGACTTCTTCAGCGCTAAGGGCAGCAGTTACGCCAAGATCGGCGTGGAACCCCTGACGGACGGGGATATCGCGGAACTGTGGGGAGGCGGCTTCCCCGGCCAGTCGGCCAGTGGGCGGGTGTCGCATGACTGACCCGCCCTTCGTCCTGCTGACCCAGGACCACTGCCCCACCTGTGAGCGCCTGGAGCGGATGCTGGCTGGCCCCCTGAAAGGGCAGTTCATAGGGCAGATCGAGGTCGTGCACCGCCAGCAGCACCCAGCGGAGTTCGAGGCGCTCGCTCGGGCACACGGCCTGCGCACCACGCCCGCGCTAATTCATCGGCCCAGCCGTGAAGTGATGACCGCCCCGGCCGGGCTGGGCGAAGTGCGCCGCTTTCTCGACGCGGGGACGAAGCCCATCCCGTGAGCGACCTCACTGTCCTGCTTGACCGCAGCGCGGCGCACACGGTGTGGCTCCCCTGAAAGCCGTGTAATTGCTGGACCCCGTAAGCGTCCAGCTCAAAGCCACCGGCTGGACCCTGCTGAACAGGAGTACGACGGGCAAGACCGTCACGAGCCTCTGGCGTTTCGCGGACCAGGACAAGAACGAGCTGACCGGCGTGCTGACCTTACAGGAGACCGCTCCCGGCCGGTACTCGGCCCAGCTCGCCAGCCTGGCGTTCAGGAACTGACGGTCATTCCCGTGACAGCGCGATGAAAGGCATGGAATGAGCGAACTGCTTTCAAGTTGGCCGGTCAACCTGCCCCGTCTGGGCACTGACCCGGTGGGGAAGTTTCTGGGGCTGTCGGGTCTCTCGCAACGGATCTACCTCACGGCCCTGCGGGAGGTGGAGGGCAGTGGCGCGGGGGAGCTTGGCGAGCTGCTAGACCAGTTGCGAACCGACGAACGAAGCCGCGAGCTGATCGCCCGGCTGGAGCACCCCTGAAGGTCCATGAAAGGAGATTTCATCCTCGTCATGGTCTACCCCGTCGGTCTCAAGGTCGATGAAGCAGGCGGCATGACTCCACGGGAAGCGGACACTGGAGTCTTTCTGCTCAAGGTGTGAACTCCAAGCTCCTGCTTCTGACCGCCGCCTTCGTGGGGAGTGCCAGCGCCGCTGCCCCGACCTCTATCAGTGACCGCACCTTCTCCCACACCTGCACCGGTGCCAAGAAGATCAGCGTCTGCTCCATACGGGGAGCACCGTGAATGCCGTCGCCCTGAAAACGGACGCGCCCACGGCCGACCGGCTCGCGCAGGTGAACGGGCTGGGTGTCCTGACCCGCGCCCAGACCCTCCAGGTCCTGCCCGGCTACAAGGAAGAGCAGGGCAGCCTGACGATGATCCAGGTCTTCCTGGTGGTCGTCGCCGCCTTTGTAATGGCCGTGTTCTTCTACGTCCTGACCCTGCAAAAGACGCCGCAGTTCGGCCTGTTGAGGGCCATCGGGGCCAGCACCCGCACCCTCGCGGGCAGCCTGGTCGCGCAGATGCTGCTGCTCACGACCCTGGCCGTCGCCCTGGCCGCGCTGATCACCCTGGGCCTCGTGACGCTGCTTCCGGCGGGGATTCCCTTCGCCCTTACGCCCTCCGTCCTGCTCGCCGCCTCGGCCCTCCTGATCGGTGTCGCCGCCCTCAGCAGCCTCTTGAGCCTCCGCAGCATC
This is a stretch of genomic DNA from Deinococcus terrestris. It encodes these proteins:
- a CDS encoding acyl-CoA thioesterase, producing MTELPGSVNATAIHPLDPSHFAPSETRITHVVFPGTTNHHGTLFGGEALAYMDSAAFIAATRHCRRKVVTRHLGAMEFRRPIPQGTLVELIARVVATGRTSMTVRVDLLIEQMDSPARELGCTGTFVLVALGDDGQPTDVPPLEGATDGR
- a CDS encoding ribonucleotide reductase stimulatory protein — encoded protein: MQLVFDSLTGNVRRLADRVARQVGGVEVLDLRRDAPRGHFLLLTYTFHRGAVPDSTRAFLARHHPHLLGVVASGSYHWGEHFARAAELIATQYHVPVVAKVNKSGTDADVIQIARWVLTHQHAPSPLTLTENVWTPGPN
- the nrdE gene encoding class 1b ribonucleoside-diphosphate reductase subunit alpha, translating into MDPWTELNNKVLAGTQIDTRHDLGALQVFFQEKVNPNTVFFHDLNEKIRYLTEHGIWDASVFERYAPQEVQAVFDRAYSYKFRFRAFMGAYKFYSEYAGMTPDRTRWLERYEDRMAVTALARSETVEDALELVHHLVTQTFTPATPTLMNSGKANTGRLVSCFLLQDCTDNLNSITKTLSFVAELSKGGGGIGVDLSNLRARGESLRGIQNVTKGVMGVAKMLDNMLRYADQAGQRPGAGAIYLSVMHADFLDTLNAKKIATDEDARLKTLSVGATIPDVFMEKVRAGEDIYQFYPHSLAQETGQDFTDIDWTRDYQALADNPRVRKKRVSARRVLEDIALTQGESGYPYLLFEGNANRANPIPNVGSIKMSNLCSEILQPTLPSTFHAYGQEHEDRIGLDVSCNLASLVIEQAMDSRDLGRVVRAAVRLLDNVARSTSVHEVPAVKKANDEMRSVGLGAMGLHSFLAKSEIVYGSPEALEFVDVFFAAVHYHARKASMEIARDTGFVFEGFGGSRYQSGEHFAQYLERDFLPQTPEVTALFGGHTLPTREEWRQLVQDIRQHGLAHSFVMAVAPTGSISYVSHASASLMPITEKVETRTSNKARTIYPMPHLSETTEWYYEEAYDMDQRRVLDTVAAAQRHVDQGISCTLFVPSTVTTRMLQSYYLYAYRLGLKTLYYTRLRKTGVQDCLSCVV
- a CDS encoding ribonucleotide-diphosphate reductase subunit beta translates to MSQMPFSATNWSDPEDHFSATFYEKYTSQLWFPDEIPLTNDALVWQSLSDDERWTYIHASAGLNALDTLQGEVGMPTLRGLVGGHIRKATLQFQGMMEDIHARSYSLMNKTFLTTSQEREVFGWVRTQPHLQFKIGFIGDVFADPDVSRLGLWKKLVVSCMLETALFYSGFFYPLYLAGQGRMVSAGEIFNLIILDEALHGVYVALLAQEQFDAMNGAEQTYAKAWYRQALDTLYQNELAYTEVLYARVNLTDEVKRFLRYNFNVLADNLGLEHTFPDEEIHPVVQNGIRAQGTTHDFFSAKGSSYAKIGVEPLTDGDIAELWGGGFPGQSASGRVSHD
- a CDS encoding thioredoxin domain-containing protein yields the protein MTDPPFVLLTQDHCPTCERLERMLAGPLKGQFIGQIEVVHRQQHPAEFEALARAHGLRTTPALIHRPSREVMTAPAGLGEVRRFLDAGTKPIP
- a CDS encoding FtsX-like permease family protein is translated as MNAVALKTDAPTADRLAQVNGLGVLTRAQTLQVLPGYKEEQGSLTMIQVFLVVVAAFVMAVFFYVLTLQKTPQFGLLRAIGASTRTLAGSLVAQMLLLTTLAVALAALITLGLVTLLPAGIPFALTPSVLLAASALLIGVAALSSLLSLRSIARVDPLIAIGTVA